Proteins from a single region of Puniceicoccales bacterium:
- a CDS encoding integration host factor subunit beta, with the protein MGRNFTKKELSDGLHAEFNLPQRQAKKIVHSIFEHLSNALKNKRNVEIRDFGVFQLSIRKSRIGRNPNKPEKDVVIPERVTVKFKCGKDLREYIEKIPTDYIKD; encoded by the coding sequence ATGGGTAGAAATTTTACAAAAAAAGAATTATCTGATGGTTTACATGCAGAATTCAATTTACCACAGAGACAGGCTAAAAAAATCGTTCACTCGATTTTTGAACATTTGTCCAACGCATTGAAAAATAAGCGCAATGTGGAGATCCGTGATTTTGGGGTATTTCAGTTATCCATCCGGAAAAGCCGGATTGGTAGAAATCCAAATAAGCCTGAAAAGGACGTGGTAATACCAGAACGCGTAACTGTCAAATTTAAATGCGGCAAGGATCTACGCGAATATATAGAAAAAATACCAACGGACTACATAAAAGATTAA
- a CDS encoding lipid-A-disaccharide synthase codes for MKFFLEKPETPVDLLVIAGEHSGDEQASRIVAKMLKKNDASHIYAIGGVKLKEAGAKLLFDLTKFSVVGLLEVAKHILVFKKLLHLTVAWIKEYRPKVLCLVDYPGFNLRLAKELYRKKLSNKAGGSTFIYYYISPQIWAWKARRRFIIAKLIDSLGVIFPFEANCYNDTDLDVNFVGHPFLEDEYNLGIEFSPSAPMLLLPGSRATAIKRIFPVMLQLFRSATAQNKKAIVLYPNETLRQILYECTVNHRLESRIDFIPVGTNVLASSALMSSGTMSLKCALAGLPSLIIYKANPITFLLGRRLVKVKYLGMANILLNEEAIPEFIQTNFQKAIPYISQFHSPKMIECAKNNSVRIKNILSAKSGHPDSSPENLIMKKIFSNTGSNNRERST; via the coding sequence AACCAGAAACACCTGTGGACCTATTGGTTATTGCCGGTGAGCATTCCGGAGATGAACAGGCTTCCCGTATCGTGGCCAAAATGCTTAAAAAAAATGATGCCAGCCATATCTATGCCATCGGTGGTGTCAAATTAAAGGAAGCCGGTGCAAAGCTATTGTTCGATTTGACAAAATTTTCCGTGGTAGGTCTGCTGGAAGTGGCTAAACACATACTGGTTTTTAAAAAATTATTACATCTTACCGTTGCCTGGATCAAGGAATACCGGCCAAAGGTACTATGCCTGGTGGACTATCCGGGCTTTAACCTAAGATTAGCCAAGGAATTATATCGGAAAAAACTTAGCAATAAAGCCGGTGGTAGCACATTTATCTATTATTATATCAGCCCTCAAATATGGGCATGGAAGGCTCGCCGTAGATTCATCATAGCTAAATTGATTGATTCATTGGGCGTAATTTTTCCTTTTGAAGCCAATTGTTACAATGACACAGATTTGGATGTGAATTTTGTCGGACATCCATTTCTAGAAGATGAATACAATCTAGGAATTGAATTCAGCCCATCGGCACCCATGTTGCTATTGCCTGGCAGCAGAGCCACTGCCATAAAACGCATTTTCCCGGTGATGTTACAACTGTTCCGGTCGGCCACAGCACAAAATAAAAAAGCCATCGTTCTCTACCCCAATGAAACTCTTCGGCAAATTTTATATGAATGCACAGTCAATCACCGCCTGGAATCTAGGATAGATTTTATACCGGTGGGTACCAATGTGTTGGCCAGCTCAGCATTGATGAGCTCTGGCACCATGTCGCTGAAATGTGCCCTGGCTGGCCTGCCAAGCCTAATAATATACAAAGCTAATCCGATTACATTTCTATTGGGCCGAAGGCTCGTAAAAGTAAAATACCTTGGCATGGCTAACATACTGCTCAACGAAGAAGCCATTCCGGAATTCATCCAAACGAATTTCCAGAAAGCGATACCATATATATCACAGTTTCACAGTCCCAAAATGATTGAATGTGCTAAAAATAACAGCGTTAGAATAAAAAACATACTAAGTGCCAAATCTGGCCATCCAGACAGTAGTCCAGAAAACTTGATTATGAAAAAAATATTCAGCAATACTGGTAGTAATAACCGAGAAAGAAGTACGTGA